A window of Fictibacillus halophilus contains these coding sequences:
- a CDS encoding anti-sigma-I factor RsgI family protein, with protein MNKAIIVEVNKRHVIVLAEGGEFKKIKNTNAAYMVGQEIRLPLRQEKKKSTFSIFINWKTGTAVALAIFLLFFQVLAPISGPGAYAYVGINMDPSLELKIDEDMKVLDIYAYNQQGHMVLDRLDDWENEKIDIVTDLIFETCEDLGYLKAKEEVLITTTLSEEIPADKEKEIKQQVNKVMTEKAKKKSIEMTTIVMSSKEREQSKKMKMSPGHYAIYKAAKKSGMKITKNEISSLTIEEISEKVGPIKELLKEDIETVDASENNKKDLVYEPPLPILDLKDSSNEVKIEPEVIPVQEKIQEPEKKKTFELPVSHAEIPATPKKEEKPAERPVKSEQEKHVNNPATSGGEQDKNTHKAPTKSTPVVTAPKEEKHKQELPKEDKPKSEVPKENIPKEAPKEETPKVETPKEKPKEETPKEETPKEETPKEETPKEEAPKEETPKEETPKEETPKEETPKEHWIYIEIIIDGIIIEVRIKVTSDVTDAELKQQALATYHQNASQEHSCLTPTSAFTQEVEQSATSEELQQTKENEVGSDPAIEEPLLEQAS; from the coding sequence ATGAACAAAGCGATTATTGTAGAAGTTAACAAACGTCACGTCATCGTTCTTGCTGAGGGCGGAGAATTTAAAAAAATTAAAAATACCAATGCAGCTTATATGGTCGGTCAAGAAATCCGTCTTCCACTAAGACAAGAGAAGAAAAAATCTACTTTCTCTATCTTCATAAACTGGAAAACCGGTACTGCTGTAGCTCTGGCCATCTTTCTCTTGTTCTTCCAAGTACTTGCACCGATATCAGGACCTGGGGCATATGCATATGTGGGCATAAACATGGATCCTAGTCTAGAATTAAAAATTGATGAAGATATGAAAGTTCTGGATATCTATGCTTATAATCAGCAAGGACATATGGTTCTTGATCGATTAGACGATTGGGAAAATGAAAAGATTGATATTGTAACTGATCTTATTTTTGAGACGTGTGAAGACCTAGGTTATTTAAAGGCGAAGGAAGAAGTATTAATTACCACAACCTTATCAGAAGAAATACCTGCTGATAAAGAAAAAGAAATCAAACAACAAGTAAATAAAGTAATGACAGAGAAAGCTAAAAAGAAATCAATAGAGATGACCACGATCGTGATGAGTTCCAAAGAACGCGAGCAATCGAAGAAGATGAAAATGTCACCTGGTCATTATGCGATTTATAAAGCAGCTAAGAAGTCTGGTATGAAAATCACAAAGAATGAGATTTCAAGTCTTACTATTGAAGAAATCTCTGAAAAAGTGGGTCCAATTAAAGAGCTTTTAAAAGAGGATATTGAAACAGTGGATGCCTCTGAAAACAACAAAAAAGACCTTGTATACGAGCCACCTCTTCCTATCTTAGATTTAAAAGATTCGAGTAACGAGGTGAAAATTGAGCCGGAAGTAATTCCTGTCCAAGAAAAAATACAAGAACCTGAGAAAAAGAAAACGTTTGAATTACCTGTCAGTCATGCTGAAATTCCAGCAACTCCAAAAAAGGAAGAGAAGCCAGCTGAAAGACCAGTTAAGAGCGAGCAAGAAAAACATGTGAATAACCCTGCTACTTCTGGTGGAGAGCAGGACAAGAATACACACAAAGCACCTACTAAGAGTACACCTGTGGTCACTGCACCAAAGGAAGAGAAACACAAACAGGAACTACCTAAAGAGGATAAGCCTAAATCAGAAGTACCAAAAGAAAACATCCCTAAAGAAGCACCGAAGGAAGAGACTCCTAAGGTAGAAACGCCTAAAGAAAAACCTAAAGAGGAAACTCCTAAAGAAGAGACTCCTAAAGAAGAGACTCCTAAAGAGGAAACTCCTAAAGAAGAGGCTCCTAAAGAAGAGACTCCTAAAGAGGAGACTCCTAAAGAGGAGACTCCTAAAGAAGAGACTCCTAAAGAACATTGGATTTATATTGAAATTATTATTGATGGGATCATAATAGAAGTCCGCATTAAAGTAACATCAGATGTTACTGATGCTGAATTAAAACAACAAGCATTAGCCACTTATCATCAAAATGCTTCACAAGAACATTCATGCCTTACACCAACTTCAGCATTCACTCAAGAAGTTGAGCAATCTGCTACTTCTGAAGAGCTACAACAAACTAAAGAGAATGAAGTTGGTTCTGACCCAGCCATTGAGGAACCACTTTTAGAACAAGCTTCATAA
- a CDS encoding potassium channel family protein: protein MRSIYYAYLRMPMLVRLAIILFSILVSSAVLAHLLEKETFPTIFEGFYWAVITAGTVGYGDFTPESTQVRILAIFLVFIGASFFAFLTVHLASSVVKRENRFFEGKSMYKNKDHFIIVGWNERARHTIQALKDKLKSNHIVLIDESLKENPLYVEGIHFIHAKPSEDQTWKMAHVQQAHTILITADANLKEYEADINTILSILTARGLNSTVSIHAEVLTTEQTTNAKRAGADHIIHTSNLASKAMVSNLVKEIL, encoded by the coding sequence ATGCGGTCTATTTACTATGCTTATCTAAGAATGCCGATGCTGGTTCGCCTTGCCATTATTCTTTTTAGCATTCTAGTTTCAAGCGCTGTTTTAGCTCACCTCTTAGAGAAAGAAACATTCCCAACTATATTTGAAGGATTCTATTGGGCAGTGATTACGGCAGGCACAGTTGGATATGGCGACTTCACTCCGGAATCAACTCAAGTAAGGATACTTGCTATTTTCCTTGTATTCATCGGCGCGTCCTTTTTTGCCTTTTTAACGGTCCACTTGGCAAGTTCTGTTGTTAAAAGAGAAAATCGTTTTTTCGAGGGGAAAAGTATGTATAAAAACAAAGATCACTTTATTATAGTCGGATGGAATGAAAGAGCTAGACATACCATACAAGCTCTCAAAGATAAACTCAAATCGAATCATATCGTTCTAATCGATGAGTCTTTAAAAGAAAACCCATTATATGTAGAAGGCATCCATTTTATTCATGCAAAGCCTAGTGAAGATCAAACGTGGAAGATGGCTCATGTTCAACAGGCACATACCATCCTTATTACGGCTGATGCAAACTTAAAGGAGTATGAAGCTGATATAAACACCATTCTCTCCATTCTAACAGCTAGAGGCTTAAATTCCACAGTATCTATTCATGCAGAAGTATTAACAACAGAGCAAACTACAAACGCCAAACGCGCTGGTGCAGATCATATTATACACACGTCTAATCTTGCTTCAAAAGCGATGGTATCTAACCTTGTGAAAGAGATCTTATAA
- a CDS encoding YugN-like family protein, whose translation MKPIKSSLENECCALNEAEDVLKGLGFSYGGNWDYDHGYFDYKLDDEVGYTFLRIPFKAIDGQLDKKDTTIQFGEPFLLAHKYQVGLDDNAETGNISGSFNQFSEPQDPDATVDQKWIGIAKDLVKKVETAVLN comes from the coding sequence ATGAAACCGATAAAAAGCAGTCTTGAAAATGAGTGTTGTGCACTGAATGAAGCTGAAGATGTATTGAAAGGTTTGGGCTTCTCTTACGGAGGAAACTGGGATTATGATCATGGATATTTTGATTATAAGCTTGATGATGAAGTGGGATACACGTTCTTAAGAATTCCTTTTAAAGCTATCGATGGACAGTTAGATAAAAAAGATACGACTATACAATTTGGTGAACCCTTTTTGTTGGCTCACAAATATCAGGTAGGGCTTGATGATAATGCTGAAACAGGGAACATCTCAGGAAGTTTTAATCAATTTTCAGAACCACAAGATCCCGATGCAACGGTTGATCAAAAGTGGATTGGCATCGCCAAAGATTTAGTGAAAAAGGTAGAAACAGCTGTTTTAAATTAA
- a CDS encoding glucose-6-phosphate isomerase, producing the protein MTKKLSFDYSKALSFIGQHEVDYLTGAVKTAHEAIHEKTGAGNDFLGWVDLPENYDREEFSRIVKSAEKIKSDSDVLIVVGIGGSYLGARAAIEMLNHSFYNLLAKEDRKTPQVFFAGQNISSTYVKELFDVLKDKDVSVNVISKSGTTTEPAIAFRIFRKFLEEKYGKDEARKRIYATTDKAQGALKTLANEEGYESFIIPDDVGGRYSVLTAVGLLPIAVSGVDIEEMMNGAKEAAADFNNPNLAENQAYQYAAVRNALYNKGKTIELMVNYEPGLHYVSEWWKQLYGESEGKDYKGIYPASVDFTTDLHSMGQYVQEGRRDLFETVLYVDQAREEITIEEDDQNLDKLNFLAGQTMDFVNKKAFQGTMLAHTDGGVPNLVVSIPEMTPYHFGYMVYFFEKACAVSGYLLGVNPFDQPGVEAYKKNMFALLGKPGFEKEKEELEKRL; encoded by the coding sequence ATGACAAAAAAGCTTAGTTTTGATTATAGCAAGGCCCTTTCTTTTATTGGTCAGCATGAAGTAGATTATCTGACAGGTGCGGTAAAAACGGCTCATGAAGCAATTCATGAAAAAACAGGTGCAGGGAATGACTTTCTTGGCTGGGTTGACCTTCCTGAAAACTACGACCGTGAAGAATTTAGCCGTATCGTAAAAAGTGCGGAAAAAATTAAAAGTGATTCTGATGTATTGATCGTTGTTGGAATCGGTGGTTCTTACTTAGGAGCACGTGCAGCGATTGAAATGTTAAATCATTCCTTTTATAACCTTTTAGCAAAAGAAGACCGCAAGACTCCTCAAGTATTCTTTGCTGGACAGAACATTTCTTCAACATATGTCAAAGAACTTTTTGATGTATTAAAAGATAAAGATGTATCTGTAAACGTAATTTCTAAATCTGGGACAACGACTGAACCAGCGATCGCGTTCCGTATCTTTAGAAAGTTCTTAGAAGAAAAATACGGAAAAGATGAGGCGCGTAAACGTATTTATGCAACGACTGACAAAGCTCAGGGTGCATTAAAAACACTTGCGAACGAAGAGGGTTATGAATCCTTTATTATTCCTGATGATGTTGGTGGACGCTATTCAGTGCTAACTGCTGTTGGTCTATTACCGATCGCAGTAAGTGGAGTGGATATTGAAGAGATGATGAACGGTGCGAAAGAAGCTGCAGCTGACTTCAACAATCCAAACCTTGCAGAGAACCAAGCTTATCAATATGCTGCTGTTCGTAACGCTCTTTATAATAAAGGCAAAACCATCGAATTAATGGTAAACTACGAGCCAGGTCTTCACTATGTGTCTGAATGGTGGAAACAGCTTTACGGTGAAAGTGAAGGGAAAGACTACAAAGGGATCTATCCAGCATCAGTGGACTTTACTACAGATCTTCACTCAATGGGACAATACGTTCAAGAAGGTCGTCGTGATTTATTTGAAACCGTGTTATACGTAGATCAAGCACGTGAAGAAATCACGATTGAAGAAGATGATCAGAATTTGGATAAACTTAATTTCTTAGCAGGTCAGACGATGGACTTTGTTAACAAAAAAGCTTTCCAAGGAACGATGCTTGCTCATACCGATGGTGGAGTTCCTAACTTAGTTGTAAGTATTCCTGAAATGACACCTTATCATTTTGGTTATATGGTCTACTTCTTTGAAAAAGCATGTGCGGTGAGTGGATACTTGTTAGGTGTAAACCCATTCGATCAACCAGGAGTAGAAGCATACAAGAAGAACATGTTTGCTTTACTAGGTAAACCTGGATTTGAAAAAGAAAAAGAAGAATTAGAAAAACGTCTATAA
- a CDS encoding iron-containing alcohol dehydrogenase — MNEYIYYNPTRLVFGKNQIQTLKDELGKFGKKVLVVYGGGSIKRNGLYDEVMNELNKMDAEVSELSGVEPNPRVSTVRKGVEICKEKGIDVLLAVGGGSVIDCTKAIAAGAKYDGDVWDIITLKAQVEDALPFGTVLTLAATGSEMNSGSVITNWETQEKYGWGSPIVFPKFSILDPTYTFSVPKDQTIYGIVDMMSHVFEQYFHNATNTPLQDRFAESILLTVMETAPKLLNDLENYELRETILYNGTMALNGTLQMGVRGDWGSHNIEHAVSAVYDIPHAGGLAILFPNWMRHNVDTNVARFKQLAVRVFNVDTEGKSDKEVALEGIDRLSAFWTSLGAPNALKDYDIDDSKLDLIADKAMARGEFGNFKKQNKEDVLNILRMSL, encoded by the coding sequence ATGAACGAATATATATATTACAATCCAACTCGATTAGTATTTGGTAAAAATCAAATTCAAACGCTAAAGGACGAATTAGGGAAATTCGGAAAAAAAGTCCTCGTAGTTTACGGTGGAGGAAGCATAAAACGAAACGGTTTGTATGATGAAGTCATGAATGAGCTAAATAAGATGGATGCAGAGGTTAGTGAGCTTTCAGGTGTGGAACCGAACCCTAGAGTGTCTACAGTTCGCAAGGGTGTAGAAATCTGTAAAGAAAAAGGCATCGATGTATTATTAGCCGTTGGTGGCGGAAGTGTAATTGACTGCACAAAGGCAATTGCAGCTGGGGCGAAATATGACGGGGATGTTTGGGATATCATTACTTTAAAAGCTCAAGTAGAAGATGCACTTCCTTTTGGAACAGTTCTTACGCTTGCTGCAACTGGATCTGAAATGAATTCAGGTTCAGTTATTACGAACTGGGAAACGCAAGAGAAGTATGGTTGGGGTAGTCCAATTGTGTTCCCTAAATTTTCAATTTTAGATCCGACTTATACGTTCTCAGTACCTAAAGATCAAACGATTTATGGAATTGTTGATATGATGTCGCACGTATTCGAACAATATTTCCATAACGCGACAAACACACCACTACAAGATCGCTTTGCAGAATCTATTCTACTAACAGTAATGGAAACCGCACCTAAGCTTCTAAATGATCTTGAGAACTATGAGTTGCGTGAAACAATTCTTTACAACGGAACGATGGCATTAAACGGTACACTTCAAATGGGTGTTCGAGGTGATTGGGGAAGTCATAATATTGAACATGCGGTTTCAGCAGTCTATGATATTCCGCATGCTGGCGGCTTAGCTATCCTATTCCCTAACTGGATGAGACATAATGTGGATACGAATGTTGCTCGCTTTAAGCAGCTTGCTGTTCGAGTGTTTAACGTTGATACAGAAGGTAAATCGGATAAAGAAGTAGCTCTTGAAGGAATTGATCGTCTTTCTGCGTTCTGGACGTCTCTTGGAGCTCCTAATGCTCTTAAGGACTATGATATTGATGATTCCAAACTGGACCTTATTGCAGATAAAGCAATGGCAAGAGGTGAGTTTGGGAACTTTAAGAAGCAAAATAAAGAAGACGTATTAAACATTTTAAGAATGTCTTTGTAA
- a CDS encoding DUF378 domain-containing protein has product MSGLQRFALALVIIGAINWGLIGFFQFDLVAAIFGGQDTALARIVYGLVGLSGLYCLTLLFKPSEELSREGHTEHNRV; this is encoded by the coding sequence ATGAGTGGATTACAGCGATTCGCACTTGCTTTGGTTATCATTGGAGCTATAAATTGGGGTCTGATTGGATTCTTTCAATTCGATTTAGTGGCCGCTATTTTTGGAGGTCAAGACACCGCTCTTGCCCGAATCGTTTATGGCTTAGTAGGTCTTTCAGGTCTATATTGTTTAACATTATTGTTTAAACCTTCTGAAGAACTTAGTCGTGAAGGCCATACAGAACATAATCGTGTATAA
- the yugI gene encoding S1 domain-containing post-transcriptional regulator GSP13 produces the protein MNFEVGSIVEGKVTGIKPFGAFVALNDNVQGLVHISEVSHGFVKDINDALSVGDVVSVKVLSVDEDSKKISLSIRQTQEAPAPAPKKERRPGGFNNNNKKSNTSNQDANKGFNTLEAKLKDWLKESTDRQAQLNKRLKK, from the coding sequence ATGAATTTTGAAGTAGGTAGCATTGTTGAAGGTAAAGTTACAGGCATTAAGCCTTTTGGTGCGTTCGTTGCATTAAATGATAATGTACAAGGTCTTGTACACATCTCTGAAGTTTCACATGGTTTCGTTAAAGATATTAACGATGCATTGAGTGTTGGTGACGTTGTGTCAGTAAAGGTTCTTTCTGTTGACGAAGACAGCAAGAAAATTTCACTGTCCATCCGACAAACACAGGAAGCTCCAGCTCCTGCACCTAAAAAAGAACGCCGTCCTGGTGGATTCAACAACAATAACAAAAAGAGCAACACAAGCAATCAAGACGCTAACAAAGGTTTCAACACTCTTGAAGCAAAACTTAAAGACTGGTTGAAAGAGTCTACAGATCGTCAGGCTCAACTAAACAAGCGCCTTAAAAAGTAA
- the asnB gene encoding asparagine synthase (glutamine-hydrolyzing) has product MCGFIGYMLNAPETVEQKETEQLINMTNIITHRGPDDSGHFVDQYVRFGFRRLSIIDIESGKQPLSYEDDRYWIIFNGEIYNYVEIRKDLEEKGYRFKTHSDTEVILALFSDRREKAFTELRGMFGFLIWDKEKKELYGARDRFGIKPFFYLEDEEGLYCASEKKSITVVKEKQVVDAEALHHYLTYQFVPEPMTLTKGIKKLEPGHYFVKKAGRPISIHSYWKPSFKPSNMTLEEAKEEIRSVMRDSVKVHMRSDVPVGAFLSGGIDSSAIVALASELHPSLKTFTVGFEREGFSEIDVAVQTAAALNVENIHYLVKPQEFIKELPKIIWHMDDPVADPAAVPLYFVAREAAKHVTVVLSGEGADELFGGYNIYHEPHSLRHLSTLPKGVAKGLAAIASILPEGVKGKSFVQRGSMTIEERYIGNAKMFSENEKSKLLKEYRPAYNYKNVTKPLYDQARAFHDVHKMQYIDLHTWMRGDILVKADKMTMAHSLELRVPFLDKEVFDVASRLHPSLTVTNGTTKYALREAMNGIVPDSVLHRRKLGFPVPIRHWLKNEMYDWAKHLIHTSHTEQYLNKDVVLDLLEGHRSGRGDYSRKIWTVLMFMLWHQINIEKTYRFGEDLTPKHDQILEMTVSSQ; this is encoded by the coding sequence ATGTGCGGTTTTATTGGATATATGTTAAACGCGCCTGAGACGGTAGAACAAAAAGAAACTGAACAACTAATCAATATGACAAATATCATTACTCATAGAGGTCCAGATGATAGTGGTCATTTTGTAGATCAATATGTTCGTTTTGGATTTCGCCGCCTGAGCATCATTGATATCGAAAGTGGTAAACAACCCCTTTCATACGAGGATGACCGCTATTGGATTATCTTTAACGGTGAAATATATAATTATGTTGAAATAAGAAAAGACTTAGAAGAAAAAGGTTATCGTTTTAAAACACACTCAGATACTGAAGTTATTCTTGCTTTATTTAGCGATAGAAGAGAAAAAGCTTTTACTGAACTTCGAGGAATGTTTGGTTTTTTAATCTGGGATAAAGAAAAGAAAGAGCTTTATGGGGCACGAGACCGTTTTGGGATCAAACCTTTCTTCTATCTAGAGGATGAGGAAGGTTTGTACTGTGCTTCCGAAAAGAAAAGTATTACGGTTGTTAAGGAAAAACAAGTAGTCGATGCTGAAGCACTTCACCATTATCTAACATATCAATTCGTGCCGGAGCCTATGACCTTAACAAAGGGAATTAAAAAGCTTGAACCTGGCCATTATTTTGTAAAAAAAGCTGGCAGACCCATTTCGATTCATTCGTATTGGAAGCCTAGTTTTAAACCTAGTAACATGACGCTTGAAGAAGCGAAAGAGGAAATTCGTTCTGTTATGCGTGATTCAGTAAAAGTTCATATGCGTTCTGACGTTCCAGTAGGGGCTTTCCTGTCTGGAGGAATAGACTCCAGTGCAATCGTCGCTTTAGCAAGTGAACTGCATCCATCGCTAAAAACGTTTACGGTTGGATTCGAAAGAGAAGGGTTTAGTGAGATCGATGTGGCTGTTCAAACTGCGGCTGCATTAAATGTTGAGAATATCCACTATCTCGTTAAACCCCAGGAATTTATAAAAGAACTTCCAAAAATTATTTGGCATATGGATGATCCAGTAGCTGATCCAGCAGCAGTTCCTCTGTATTTTGTCGCACGCGAAGCAGCAAAACACGTGACGGTTGTACTTTCAGGTGAAGGCGCTGATGAGTTGTTTGGAGGATATAACATCTATCATGAGCCTCACTCATTAAGACATCTTTCTACATTGCCCAAAGGTGTTGCAAAAGGACTAGCAGCCATTGCGAGCATTTTGCCTGAAGGTGTTAAAGGGAAGAGCTTCGTGCAGCGTGGAAGTATGACAATTGAAGAGCGATACATTGGTAATGCGAAAATGTTCTCAGAGAATGAAAAAAGTAAGCTCTTAAAAGAATATCGACCTGCTTACAACTACAAAAATGTAACAAAGCCATTGTATGATCAAGCGAGAGCTTTTCACGATGTTCATAAAATGCAATATATTGATCTGCATACTTGGATGAGAGGCGATATCCTCGTTAAAGCTGACAAGATGACAATGGCTCATTCGTTAGAGCTAAGGGTACCCTTCCTGGATAAAGAAGTATTCGATGTTGCTTCAAGATTGCACCCTAGTCTTACAGTTACGAATGGAACAACAAAATACGCCTTAAGAGAAGCGATGAACGGAATCGTTCCTGATTCTGTGCTGCATCGCCGTAAATTAGGATTCCCTGTTCCAATTCGACATTGGTTAAAAAATGAGATGTACGATTGGGCTAAACACCTCATCCATACGAGCCATACCGAACAATATCTTAATAAAGATGTGGTATTGGATCTATTGGAAGGGCACCGTAGTGGCAGAGGGGATTATAGCAGAAAAATATGGACAGTACTCATGTTCATGCTATGGCATCAAATAAATATTGAGAAAACCTATCGCTTTGGTGAAGACCTGACACCGAAGCATGATCAAATTCTTGAAATGACGGTCTCAAGTCAATAA